The DNA sequence GAAATGAAGATGGAATTTCAAGCAGTATCTTCCAACGAAGGATTTGCAAGAGTGGCAGTGGGGGCTTTTATTGCAGAATTGAATCCTACGGTGGACGAGCTTGCAGATATAAAAACTGCGGTCAGTGAAGCGGTAACGAATTGTATTATTCATGGATATGAACAAAGGGGGGGGAGTATCTGGATTCAATGTCGAATCGAAGGAAATCAAATAGAAATATCCGTTACTGATACCGGAAGAGGTATTCGGGATGTAGAACAGGCGAAAGAACCATTGTTTACAACGAAACCGGAGTTGGAACGTTCCGGGATGGGATTTGCATTTATGGAGGCATTTATGGACGAGCTAGAGGTATTGTCCAAATTAGGAGAAGGAACTTGTGTGATAATGCGTAAAACCATAGGACAGGGGTGAAGGAGTGGAGCTGCTGAAAGAGAAGCCAGAACAGAAAAAGTCCAAGGATGAACAGGTGAAGGAACTGCTAGAACTGGCTCACAGCGGAGATAAAGTTGCAAGAGATACTATGGTAAAAGAAAATATAGGATTAATCTGGAGCATTGTGCGAAGATTTTCCAATCGTGGATATGAAGTGGAGGATTTGTTTCAAATTGGAAGTATAGGATTAATGAAAGCCATTGATAAGTTTGATACTTCATTTGAGGTAAAGTTTTCCACTTATGCCGTACCTATGATAACAGGAGAAATCAAACGTTTCCTAAGGGATGATGGGTTGATTAAGGTAAGCCGAAGCCTGAAAGAAAATGGAGCAAAGGTAAAACAGGCAAGAGAACGGCTTCAGGCAGAACGAGGACGGGATGTTACCCTGCAGGAACTGGCAGAAGAGACTGGGATAGAACGAGAAGAAATTGTTATGGCATTAGAGGCAAATGGAGAAGTAGAATCTATTTATAAGACCTATGCCCCGGAAGATGGAAAGGAAACTTGTCTGGCAGACCGACTTCCGCAGGAAAAGGACAGCCATGAAGTACTTATTAATCACATGCTATTAGAGCAACTGTTAGAAGAACTGGAGGTAGAAGAGCGACAATTAATAAAAATGCGTTATTTTGAAGAGTGTACTCAGATGCAGGTGGCAGAGGCAATGGGAATTAGTCAGGTGCAGGTGAGCCGGATGGAGAAAAAAATTCTGCTGTCCATGCGCAAAAAGTTATAAAAAGAAATAAAAAGAAACGTATAAATACGAAAAGTCATGGCATACTACTTTCGAAAGAATGAAAAAGGAAGTGAGTAAATGAGCCATACAAAAATTTATCGATTATGCCTTCTATCAGTGGTGATACTTACCATTATAGGAGGTATTTTTTATTATGTTAATTATGTAGAAAACGAGACAGCGATAAGAGAAGGAACGTTGGTGCAGAATCAGGAGTGGGTAGAATATGGCATCTAATTCAGATACATTGTATATAAAAAT is a window from the Roseburia sp. 499 genome containing:
- the spoIIAB gene encoding anti-sigma F factor; amino-acid sequence: MEYLKNEMKMEFQAVSSNEGFARVAVGAFIAELNPTVDELADIKTAVSEAVTNCIIHGYEQRGGSIWIQCRIEGNQIEISVTDTGRGIRDVEQAKEPLFTTKPELERSGMGFAFMEAFMDELEVLSKLGEGTCVIMRKTIGQG
- a CDS encoding SigF/SigG family RNA polymerase sporulation sigma factor, which encodes MELLKEKPEQKKSKDEQVKELLELAHSGDKVARDTMVKENIGLIWSIVRRFSNRGYEVEDLFQIGSIGLMKAIDKFDTSFEVKFSTYAVPMITGEIKRFLRDDGLIKVSRSLKENGAKVKQARERLQAERGRDVTLQELAEETGIEREEIVMALEANGEVESIYKTYAPEDGKETCLADRLPQEKDSHEVLINHMLLEQLLEELEVEERQLIKMRYFEECTQMQVAEAMGISQVQVSRMEKKILLSMRKKL